The genomic stretch CAATACGTAGCTTGACGTAATTCTTGTTTGTTTAGAGAAACTACATTTTTATTCAATCTTTGAAAGACTTCTCTTAATTGAGCGTCAGGAATATCAGGCAAAACTCTTATTACAAAATTGTATTGAAAAAATGTCTTTTTTTGTTCTGTGGTTAAATTTTCAAAATACATATCCCCAAAATCTGGACTTTCTTTTGCATTAATGCAATACTTACCTTCAAGAAATTCTAAAACTGCTCTTGTTCTTTGTTGTCCATCTACAATAATATATTTTGCTTTTCCTTTCTCATCGACAGTTTCTTGCATGTATATTTCAGGAATTGGATATTCATTTAATATACTATCTATTAAATAGCTTTTTTGTTTTGTTACCCAAACTGGATTTCTTTGAAAAGGTGGTTTCATATCTAATTCTCCACGATCAAATGCACCTTTGAACCAAGCTACATTATAGTTAGTTGTATTTAAAAAATTTTTCATATTATTCGTTCTCGTAAAGTTGAGTTCTTAAATTAGTTAAGTTGTTTATGTGATAAGCTCGTAGAGACTCATAATCTTTATAAATTCTAATATTTATTGTTCTATTATTTATTGGGTCAACCTTTTCCATATCAAGTAAATGAAATGACCATTCTTTTCCAAACGGAAGTATTTCTAATATTTTATCAGTTGCAATAGTTCCCCAATAAATTAATCTATTTACGTGCTCTTTAAGACTATTTTGTTGAATGTTGTTTAGGTCAAATCGCTTTGTTCCTAAATTTCTCAAAGTTTTCCAAGCGACATCAAAATGAAATCCAGAGATTATGGCGATATCAATGTCAGATTTTTCATTGAACTCACGATAATTTTTATTTGGATTTAAGCTAAAACCACAGCTTGAACTTCCAGTAAAGACCATAGATTTACTATCAACTTGAAGTTTTTTAGCTAGTAATTCTTTCCATTTTATATATCTTATCCTGTCATCTTCAAATATATAAGGTGTTCTATCTAACAACCATTTAGAACAAATAAATGATGCAGCATTATCAATCAGGTCATGTTTAAATTTTTCTCTCAATGTTTTTCTTTAATTGTTGCTAACGTATTTACAATAAACAGATATTAAATATACAGTAAATATTTCCCACAAATCTAACCGATTTTTAATTAATATAAAAATAGTAATAACTATGTTAATATTTTTATACAAAAAAAACGCCAAACTAAAAGAAGTCTAACGTTTGTATGTTTTAAGTACTAATTTTAATAAGATGCTGAATCACACAATCTTTCGATTATAGATCATGAGATGCTGAAATAAATTCAGCACTTAGTAAATCCCAGGAAAGTCCGTCGGATTCACTTCATGCATCATCATATAAATTTTTTCAAAAATATCTTCTGCAGATGGTTTTGAGAAATAATCGCCATCAGTTCCATAAGCTGGTCTGTGTGCTTTTGCAGTTAAAGTTTGCGGTTTGCTATCCAAATGTTGATATGCATCTTGGTCGTCTATAATGTTTTGTATAATGAATGCAGACGCGCCACCAGGAACATCTTCGTCAATCACTAACAACCTATTTGTCTTTGCAACACTTTTCAAAATATCATGATTCGTATCAAAAGGCAATAACGATTGACAATCAATAATTTCGATATCAATTCCGACAGCTTGCAATTCTTTTGCAGCTTGTTCTATAATTCGTAAAGTAGAACCATACGAAACAATTGTCATATCTGTTCCTTCTTTAATAGTTTCTACAACGCCTAAAGGTGTTTTAAATTCTCCTAAATTAGTTGGCAATTGTTCTTTTAAACGATATCCATTCAAACATTCAATCACTAATGCAGGTTCGTCACTTTCAAGTAACGTATTGTAAAATCCTGCGGCTTTGGTCATGTTTCTTGGAACTAGCACATGAATTCCTCGAATGGAGTTGATAATTGCGCCCATTGGCGAACCAGAATGCCAAATTCCTTCCAAACGATGTCCGCGCGTTCTAATAATTACAGGTGCTTTTTGCGTTCCTTTAGTTCTATATTGTAAAGTTGCCAAATCATCACTCATGATTTGTAATGCATATAATAAATAATCTAAATATTGAATTTCCGCAATCGGACGCAAGCCACGCATTGCCATTCCAATTCCTTGTCCAAGAATCGTAGCTTCCCGAATTCCTGTATCAGAAACACGCAATTCGCCATATTTCTCTTGCATTCCTTCCAAACCTTGATTAACATCGCCAATTTTTCCTGCATCTTCTCCAAAAATTAAAACTTCAGGATATTTTGAAAAGAGCGCGTCAAAGTTTTCTCTCAGTATCAAACGCGCATCAACTTCTTCCGAATCGTCATTGTAAGTTGGTGCATTTGCTTCAATATTGAACACGTTTTTGTCAGATTCACTATATAAATGTGAACTGTATTTTGGTTGAATTTTCTCAAAATATGCTTTGATCCAATTGCTTAATGCTTGTTTTTCAGCAGAAGATTCTCCAATAACCAAACGCAAGCCTTTACGTGTAAATCCTGCAATTTCTTTACGAATTGGTTCTACAATCGCAGCCAATTCTTCTTTTAGTTTATTTATAAAAACCTTGTTAGGACTTGACTTTGCTAAGTTTTCTAGTAAGTTTACAGCTTCTGTACGTTCTTGCTTCATTGGCGCAACAAACGCTGACCAAGCTGCTTTTTTTCCGTCACGAACTCGCTTTTTAATATCTTTTTCTAAGGCAATCAAAACTTCTTCCGTTTCAATGCCGTTTTCAATCATCCACTTACGCATTTGTGCATTACAATCATATTCTACTTCCCAAGCCAAACGCTCTTTATCTTTATAACGTTCGTGCGAACCAGAGGTTGAATGTCCTTGTGGTTGCGTAACTTGTTGCACATGAATTAACACAGGAACGTGTTCTTCACGCGCAATATCAGATGCTTTTTGATACGTTGCTATTAATGAAGGATAATCCCAACCATTTACGGTAAAAATTTCATATCCTTTTTCAGTTTCTGTACGTTGAAAACCTTTTAAAATTTCAGAAATATTTTCTTTCGTAGTTTGATATTTTGCATGCACTGAAATTCCGTATTCATCATCCCAAACACTCATCACCATCGGAACTTGCAAAACGCCTGCTGCATTGATTGTTTCAAAAAATAAACCTTCACTTGTGCTTGCATTTCCAATCGTTCCCCAAGCAATTTCGTTTCCGTTGTCGGAGAATTTCTCGGCATCAATTCCTGTAACGTTTCTATATATTTTAGATGCTTGCGCCAAACCTAACAATCGCGGCATTTGTCCAGCAGTAGGAGAGATGTCTGCACTTGAATTTTTTTGTTGTGTTAAGTTTTTCCAGTCACCATTTTTATCCAAACTGTGTGTAGCAAAATGTCCGCCCATTTGTCTTCCAGCCGACATTGGTTCTACTTCAATGTCTGTATGTGCATACAAACCTGCAAAAAATTGTTGAATATTCAATTCGCCAATTGCCATCATAAATGTTTGATCTCGGTAATAACCCGATCTAAAATCACCATTTTGAAAAGCTTTCGCTAAAGCAAGTTGCGGAACTTCTTTTCCGTCACCGAAAATACCAAACTTGGCTTTTCCTGTCAAGACTTCTCTACGACCCAAAAGACTGCATTCTCTACTGATTACCGCAGTTGTGTAATCTTGAATGATTTCTTCTTTAAATTGATCGAATGAAATATCTTGTGTGTTTTCAACTTTTGCTTGCATAGATTTCGTGAATTGACTTATTGCAAATTTAACAAAAAACGAGCAATTTTGCAATAGCAAAAAGTATTAAAAAGATGCAAATAATTCATAAAAAAGCAATTTTTAATGCGATTTATTCAATATTTAATAGAAATTAACTTTTTGATTGATAAATGTTTAATTTCTCACGCTCACTTTCTACATTCATATAGTAAGTTCAAAACAAAGAAAAAAGCCAATGAATTATTGGTAGAAAAGCTATAAAACTGCATGCTAATTAAATTTGACTGATAAATTAGTATCTTTGATTAAAACAATTTCAATTATGGATTTTCAAACTCGAAAAAAGAATTTAATAACATATTTAGCTAAACTGCAAGATGAAATTTTCTTTGACAAGTTAGAAAAATATATCTTGAAAAGAGAAAATGAGCATCGTTCTGAATTGAAACCTTTTACTATTAATGAATTAATAATTCGCATTGAAGAATCTGAATTAGATTTTAAAAATGGAAGATTTAAAAGTCAAGAAGATTTAGAAAAAACATCTTCAAATTGGTAAAATGAACATAATTTGGACTGATTTTGCGATTGATAATTTTAAAAAGATAGTTGACTATTATTCCATCAAAGTATCCAAAAAGGTTGCACACAAAATTCGAAAGCAACTACTTGAATCTACAAGTCAACTCAAGGATAATCCCGAATCAGGACAAATTGAATACAACCTCGAAAAGCTTAAATAAAAACACAGATATTTAGTTAGTGGAAGTTATAAATTGATTTACAGGATTTTCGAGAATCAAATTATTATAAATGACGTTTTTGATACTAGACAAGATCCAATCAAAATGAATACTAAAAAATCTATAACTGAATAAAAAACATTTCTGTTCAGATATTGTATAAATAATAACGGATTTTAAAGTATGAAAGAACTGGATTTCAGCGCAGTAATTAATATTCTAAAGGCTCTTGTTTGGCATGTTTTACACGAATAATGTAAATTACTTTTTCTTCAATAAGATATGATATTCTATACGTATGTTTTTCAAAGGCTCTAATATTTCCTTCGTTATTTTGTTTAAGTATATCTAATTTATAAACCTCAGGATTGGCTGCTAATATAGAAGCAGATTCGTAAATTTCTGCAATAATTCTTGTTGTTAGTTCAATCGATTTTGATTGCTCTAATAATTCTAAAAAAGCATTGTTTAATTCTGCATCAGCTTGAAGCGTCCAAATTACTGTTCTGACCATTGCTTAATACGTTCTCCCATTTGTTGATGTGTATAGGTTTTTCCATTTTCTATTTGCTCAATTGACACATCAATTTCTTTATTATATTGCTCAACACTTATACGCTGAGAAGCTGTTTTTTTTCGGTATTTTAACATGTCTTTAATTGCCTCTATAATGGTTGGATCTTTTATAGTATCTAACTCTTGATGTATCCATTTTAAATCTGCTTGTAAATCCATAATTCTATACTTTTAGCATGACAAATATACAATTTCCGTTCTGTATTTTTGTATTCTTACCCAATCACGATGAAAACTGAAAAATATTAAGCCGAATAAAAAACACTTTCTAAAATTAGTGTTGTATTGAATTCTGTTTATTTTAACTGTTTTCAAAAACCCAATCAAAACCACTTCCGTGTGAATAATTTCGTCAATGTTTTAGGACTTAACGTTACGATGAATCGGATGCGTTGATCAAAACCTGGCTGTGCAATTTCCCAACCATTGTTAGAATATAGTGGAATGTACAATTCAAAATAATCAGGAACTAAGTTTAAACGAATTCCAGAATCGTATACAAATCGTGCATTTGCATCTGTATTTTTTAAGATTCCAACGTCGCCGTAGACTTCAATCCAACGCCAAACACTGTAACTCGCATTTGCGGTTCCAATCCAATCGTTTGAGAATGGATTTTCTAGTTTTGACTTAAATCCACCTTCTGCGACTACTAATTGCTGACTGAATAATCCGGTGTCTTCAGAACGTCCGTAATAGTTATAATCAAACAAATAATCCGTTGGTCTATCGAGCGCAAAGCTGAAAAAATCTGAGTTTGTATCATTAAATAAGAACTTTCCGAAGAAGAAACGCACGTTTAATTGTCGGTTATCTTGAAATAATTTTCTGTAATTTAAGTTGAACGAAACTTTAGAGAATCTTTTTGCCAATTGAAAGTCCGTAAACCATGTTAAATGACGCAATGGATCAGGATTTGAATATACATAACGCGCATTGAAAACGCTGTAATCTGGTTCATTTTCAAAAGTAATATCCGTTATATCTGTCGGTTGATCTCGTTTTACAATAATGTATCTAAAATCTAAGAATTCTTTTTGATTCGATCTGAAATCTGGATTTCTAAAACCAAAAGTTACTTTCGGCACAAATCGCGTGTACGCTAAGTCATCTTCATAATGATAGTAATTTCCAGACATGGAAAAACGAGCAAAATACAAATCGCTTTTACTGTCAATATCATGACGATAAGAAACACTTCCCGAACCAACTAACGATTTCGATTTGAATCCGTACGAAGGTTTTATATCATATAATAAACGCTTGGTTAAGAATGTTTTATTGTAGAATCGCATTCCTGGCGTAAATCCGTCATACAAGTTAAATTGCGCAATTGGCACATAAAAAACCTGATTATAATGTGGATTTTCAGCATCTTTAAAAAAAGTGAACTTTAATTTTTTATTGTTTGAAAAGAAGCCATTTAACGATTTCCAGTTGTCTCTTTGGTTAAATTCTGGAATAATTTTGTCATAATTCAAAACCAAACGATCAACATCGTCGCGCGGAATAGTCACGGTTTTCTTTTCGCCAATATCTGTAATCCAATATTTTGAAACAACCGAATCATTTTTAATTCCGAACAACGAAATAGGGAAGTTGCCATTGTATTTATTTTGAATGGTAACTTGTAATGAATCGTCTAATTTTTTGACTTTTTTAATCTTGTAATCAATTCGTTTTCTTGAATCTACATAATTGTCAAAATACCAATCAATATCTTTTGGAGCTTTGGATTGTAGTAAGTTTTCAAAGTCTGTACGACTCGTTTTTTTCAAACGATTTGTCGTATAGAATTCTTTTACAAAATCATCAATAATTGCATCATCAAAGTACGATTTCAAGTATTTCAATCCAACGCCAGCTTTGTATTTGTTAGCAATATTATTGTTGAATTTTGTCAACGAATCTTTTGGAGTACTTAGCGACTGATCAATGTTTTTACGTGCCATTAACATGAATAAAAACGGATATTGATCGTTGAATTCTAGTTTTGCAAATTCATACGAACGAACTCCCCAAATCTTTGATAATCCGCCAGTTAACTTCATATGCGGATAATACGTTTCAGCATAAACCATTAACATATAGGTTTCTAACGCATCCGAAATCCACTTTTCTTTTCGCGTGTCCATCCACATAGATTCCTCTAAATTTTTGGTCAAAACTGCTTTTAAGATTTTCATCTCGAATTGAAAATCATCTGTAAAAGGTCTGATAAATGATGGCAATTGACCCAATCCATACACAGGATTCTTTTTGTTGTCAATTTTAGAAATCATCATGTTTTCTCTTGGAAACTCGCCTAAATTTTTATGAATGAATTGAACCACCTTGTCAATAGCAATCGCTTTCATTTTATCATCCAAACCGAATGCATATAAGTTTGTCGTGATGTTTACTTTATCCGTTTGAAACGTTTGGAATTCTGAATTCTGACGCAATAAAATGGTAACGTCTTTTACATTTTTAGCAGAAAGTTGAACAATTCCGTTTTCACCTTCTACAGCAGTGTCAGCATTCGAAATTGCGTTGTATTTCTTAGGAAAAATGAGCGTAATGTCGTGTTCCGCTTGTTCCGTGTATAAATCGTCTAAGTTTTTGTTACTGTATAATTTCCAGCCGTTGTTGTACGCGGCAGGCGTCATATACCAATATTTTAGACTGAAATCGCCATCGTCTTTGTAACCATAACGTGTAAACTCGTCACTTGGTAATTTTACTTCGTAGTTAAGATCGATTGAAATACTTTCGTTTGGTTTTAACGATTTGTTAAGCGTAATTTTTACAATATCTACTTGCTCTTTTAAACGTTCCCAGTTTGCGGAAGTTCCGTTTGCGGAAATGTTACCAATAGTTGTATTTCCACGTTTTTTCTTTCTGGCTAAGTGAAAATTTCTACGATATTCTTCTGCAAATCGTTTTGCCAAAGGCGTATCTTTTCCAGAGAATGCGTGATTCCAATCATTGAGATAGATTTCGTTGAGCGTTTCACCAGTTTCATTCACATACGTGATTTTCTGAACAATAGTGATCGTATTACTTTCAGCATGTAATGTTGCTGTAACCGTATTTTTATGTTGTCCGAAAGCTGAAATGCTTAGGAGAAATAATAGGTAAAATCCGAAATGGGTGCGTATCGTATTCAATTATCTTTTTATAAATTTTTTAGTTTCTGCGTAGGTGTCAATTTTCAAATAGTAAATGCCTTTTGGTAGGTTTGAAACATCTATGGTTGTAATAGCGTTCATTTTTACCTTTCCGGCTGTTAATTTACGTGCTAAAACGTCATATATGATATATTCATTGTCCTTTTGGGTAGAATTTAACACAAAAGACAATTGATTTTCTGCTACATTTCCTCGAATAAACTGCAATGTGCTCGTTGCTACAAATTCTGAAGTGCTAAGTAATTGCTCATTAGTTTGTAATTCCATGACAACAGGCAAATGATCGCTCATGTCATGTAATGTATTTCGAAGTGCTTGCGAGTAATTTGTGGTTGAACCTGACAAAGGAGCACAATCTACGGAGTTAATGGCGCTATTGAAACAAGCTGGATTTAAGTTATTTCCAAACGATTTATACGAGTTTGCTAGATAGTATAAATCGGTGTTTGTCAACATGTTTTCGGATGTTAGAATGAAATCAAAACGATCATCAAATCCACCAGATGCGCCACCTAAACCACCTTGTGTACGTGTTGATTGTGAGAATACATCAACGAAACTGCTTTCATTATGCCAATCGCCCAAACGATTTACAGGATCTGTTAATGGAATGTGTTCCGTTGGATCTGTTAGTTTGTTGAAAGTAATGTCATTGCTTGTATATAAATTCAGATCGCCAGCAAATAATACATAACTATTCGCGTCAAG from Kordia antarctica encodes the following:
- a CDS encoding alpha-ketoacid dehydrogenase subunit alpha/beta; the encoded protein is MQAKVENTQDISFDQFKEEIIQDYTTAVISRECSLLGRREVLTGKAKFGIFGDGKEVPQLALAKAFQNGDFRSGYYRDQTFMMAIGELNIQQFFAGLYAHTDIEVEPMSAGRQMGGHFATHSLDKNGDWKNLTQQKNSSADISPTAGQMPRLLGLAQASKIYRNVTGIDAEKFSDNGNEIAWGTIGNASTSEGLFFETINAAGVLQVPMVMSVWDDEYGISVHAKYQTTKENISEILKGFQRTETEKGYEIFTVNGWDYPSLIATYQKASDIAREEHVPVLIHVQQVTQPQGHSTSGSHERYKDKERLAWEVEYDCNAQMRKWMIENGIETEEVLIALEKDIKKRVRDGKKAAWSAFVAPMKQERTEAVNLLENLAKSSPNKVFINKLKEELAAIVEPIRKEIAGFTRKGLRLVIGESSAEKQALSNWIKAYFEKIQPKYSSHLYSESDKNVFNIEANAPTYNDDSEEVDARLILRENFDALFSKYPEVLIFGEDAGKIGDVNQGLEGMQEKYGELRVSDTGIREATILGQGIGMAMRGLRPIAEIQYLDYLLYALQIMSDDLATLQYRTKGTQKAPVIIRTRGHRLEGIWHSGSPMGAIINSIRGIHVLVPRNMTKAAGFYNTLLESDEPALVIECLNGYRLKEQLPTNLGEFKTPLGVVETIKEGTDMTIVSYGSTLRIIEQAAKELQAVGIDIEIIDCQSLLPFDTNHDILKSVAKTNRLLVIDEDVPGGASAFIIQNIIDDQDAYQHLDSKPQTLTAKAHRPAYGTDGDYFSKPSAEDIFEKIYMMMHEVNPTDFPGIY
- a CDS encoding type II toxin-antitoxin system RelE/ParE family toxin — translated: MNIIWTDFAIDNFKKIVDYYSIKVSKKVAHKIRKQLLESTSQLKDNPESGQIEYNLEKLK
- a CDS encoding type II toxin-antitoxin system RelE/ParE family toxin, giving the protein MVRTVIWTLQADAELNNAFLELLEQSKSIELTTRIIAEIYESASILAANPEVYKLDILKQNNEGNIRAFEKHTYRISYLIEEKVIYIIRVKHAKQEPLEY
- a CDS encoding gluzincin family metallopeptidase, with product MNTIRTHFGFYLLFLLSISAFGQHKNTVTATLHAESNTITIVQKITYVNETGETLNEIYLNDWNHAFSGKDTPLAKRFAEEYRRNFHLARKKKRGNTTIGNISANGTSANWERLKEQVDIVKITLNKSLKPNESISIDLNYEVKLPSDEFTRYGYKDDGDFSLKYWYMTPAAYNNGWKLYSNKNLDDLYTEQAEHDITLIFPKKYNAISNADTAVEGENGIVQLSAKNVKDVTILLRQNSEFQTFQTDKVNITTNLYAFGLDDKMKAIAIDKVVQFIHKNLGEFPRENMMISKIDNKKNPVYGLGQLPSFIRPFTDDFQFEMKILKAVLTKNLEESMWMDTRKEKWISDALETYMLMVYAETYYPHMKLTGGLSKIWGVRSYEFAKLEFNDQYPFLFMLMARKNIDQSLSTPKDSLTKFNNNIANKYKAGVGLKYLKSYFDDAIIDDFVKEFYTTNRLKKTSRTDFENLLQSKAPKDIDWYFDNYVDSRKRIDYKIKKVKKLDDSLQVTIQNKYNGNFPISLFGIKNDSVVSKYWITDIGEKKTVTIPRDDVDRLVLNYDKIIPEFNQRDNWKSLNGFFSNNKKLKFTFFKDAENPHYNQVFYVPIAQFNLYDGFTPGMRFYNKTFLTKRLLYDIKPSYGFKSKSLVGSGSVSYRHDIDSKSDLYFARFSMSGNYYHYEDDLAYTRFVPKVTFGFRNPDFRSNQKEFLDFRYIIVKRDQPTDITDITFENEPDYSVFNARYVYSNPDPLRHLTWFTDFQLAKRFSKVSFNLNYRKLFQDNRQLNVRFFFGKFLFNDTNSDFFSFALDRPTDYLFDYNYYGRSEDTGLFSQQLVVAEGGFKSKLENPFSNDWIGTANASYSVWRWIEVYGDVGILKNTDANARFVYDSGIRLNLVPDYFELYIPLYSNNGWEIAQPGFDQRIRFIVTLSPKTLTKLFTRKWF
- a CDS encoding T9SS type A sorting domain-containing protein — protein: MKKIGILLCFCLGIYQANAQENIKTMFYNLLNYPDISSDRIDDLEIILADYQPDIFMVCELNDVFGANQILLKLQGINPDYQQATFFTNTSDDNYGDFNDLQNLLYYDSSKFILESQDIVQTTIRDFNRYTIKLNSVNQATNPIRLEVFVGHLKAGNSPEDEAKRFLMVEELMSYLSNLDANSYVLFAGDLNLYTSNDITFNKLTDPTEHIPLTDPVNRLGDWHNESSFVDVFSQSTRTQGGLGGASGGFDDRFDFILTSENMLTNTDLYYLANSYKSFGNNLNPACFNSAINSVDCAPLSGSTTNYSQALRNTLHDMSDHLPVVMELQTNEQLLSTSEFVATSTLQFIRGNVAENQLSFVLNSTQKDNEYIIYDVLARKLTAGKVKMNAITTIDVSNLPKGIYYLKIDTYAETKKFIKR